One Megamonas hypermegale genomic window carries:
- a CDS encoding DUF3221 domain-containing protein, which translates to MSKKIKFLLLTAMCLIFSTTMAFAATPGQTLDSVMRMHGTITEINDDMITIQDTQSNQSVALIVRWDTEILNGRNGEDVDLNRLHVGDELTAYYSPISTRSLPPQSKAYALVMGNGEHDAIYMKVNEVEKVKDGVRILNSNNDVYVTIPKTVEDDANELKKGDAILVWYDFMALSMPGQATATKAKILD; encoded by the coding sequence ATGTCAAAGAAAATTAAATTTTTATTACTCACAGCAATGTGCCTAATCTTTTCAACAACTATGGCATTTGCAGCAACACCAGGACAAACACTTGATTCCGTAATGCGCATGCACGGCACAATTACAGAAATCAATGATGATATGATTACAATTCAAGATACTCAAAGCAATCAAAGTGTTGCTTTAATTGTACGCTGGGATACAGAAATATTAAATGGTAGAAACGGAGAAGATGTAGATTTAAACCGTCTACACGTTGGCGATGAACTCACTGCATACTACAGCCCAATATCTACACGCAGTCTTCCACCACAAAGCAAAGCGTATGCTCTCGTAATGGGCAATGGTGAACACGATGCAATTTACATGAAAGTAAACGAAGTAGAAAAAGTTAAAGACGGCGTAAGAATTTTAAATTCCAATAATGATGTATACGTTACTATTCCAAAAACTGTAGAAGATGATGCTAACGAACTCAAAAAAGGCGATGCTATTTTAGTTTGGTACGACTTCATGGCTCTTAGCATGCCAGGACAGGCTACAGCAACTAAAGCTAAAATTTTAGACTAA